From Candidatus Eisenbacteria bacterium, one genomic window encodes:
- a CDS encoding 1,4-dihydroxy-2-naphthoate polyprenyltransferase — translation MTRVPPSRSGAWLHAFRIPTLSASLVPVLVGTVVAWRHGALEPIAATAALVGAIAIQIGTNLANDLFDFRKGADPPERIGPPRVLPMGWLTASDVRTGIVMAFGIATVAGAYLVALRGWPVLAIGVASIAAGLAYTAGPWALAYTGLGDLFVFLFFGFVAVIGTYYVQTGTVDPEAVLAAIPVGALATAILVVNNLRDVDTDRAARKRTLAVLLGRGGARAEFAALLGAAFVVPLALWAQGLRSAWILLPFGVAMLATRTLQTVFEHEDGPSLNRALIDAAQLHLLFGLLFATGLALG, via the coding sequence GTGACACGCGTCCCGCCGTCACGGTCGGGCGCGTGGCTCCACGCCTTCCGGATCCCCACCCTCTCGGCATCGCTCGTGCCGGTGCTCGTGGGGACGGTGGTCGCGTGGCGGCACGGCGCGCTGGAGCCGATCGCCGCGACCGCGGCGCTCGTGGGCGCGATCGCCATTCAGATCGGGACCAACCTCGCGAACGATCTCTTCGATTTCCGGAAGGGCGCGGACCCGCCGGAGCGGATCGGACCGCCGCGCGTGCTCCCGATGGGATGGCTCACGGCCTCCGACGTGCGAACGGGCATCGTCATGGCATTCGGGATCGCGACCGTCGCGGGCGCCTATCTGGTCGCGCTCCGCGGGTGGCCGGTCCTCGCGATCGGTGTCGCCTCGATCGCCGCCGGTCTCGCCTACACCGCGGGCCCATGGGCTCTCGCCTACACGGGGCTCGGCGACCTCTTCGTGTTCCTCTTCTTCGGATTCGTCGCGGTGATCGGGACGTACTACGTCCAGACCGGAACGGTGGACCCCGAGGCGGTGCTCGCGGCGATTCCCGTCGGCGCGCTCGCCACCGCAATCCTGGTCGTGAACAACCTCCGTGACGTCGACACCGATCGCGCGGCGCGGAAGCGGACGCTGGCCGTGCTGCTGGGACGAGGCGGCGCTCGGGCGGAGTTCGCCGCCCTCCTGGGCGCGGCCTTCGTCGTGCCTCTGGCGCTCTGGGCGCAGGGGCTCCGGTCGGCGTGGATCCTCCTCCCGTTCGGCGTCGCCATGCTCGCAACGCGCACGCTCCAGACGGTGTTCGAGCACGAGGACGGCCCGTCGCTGAACCGCGCCCTGATCGATGCCGCGCAGCTCCACCTCCTCTTCGGGCTCCTCTTCGCCACGGGGCTCGCGCTCGGATGA
- the menB gene encoding 1,4-dihydroxy-2-naphthoyl-CoA synthase: MPVAPSIEWKPAKTYKDILYEKSEGIAKITINRPEVRNAFRPQTVRELIDAMDEAREDPEVGVVILTGAGDEAFCSGGDQRVRGKAGYVGEDQVPRLNVLDLQKRIRAIPKPVVAMVAGYAIGGGHVLHVVCDLTIAAENARFGQTGPKVGSFDGGFGSSYLARIVGQKKAREIWFLCRQYDAQQALAMGLVNTVVPLERLEEETVAWCREMLAMSPLALRCIKAAMNADCDGQAGLQELAGNATLLYYMTEEAQEGRDAYLERRKPRFDKFRRLP, translated from the coding sequence ATGCCCGTCGCACCGTCCATCGAGTGGAAGCCGGCCAAGACCTACAAGGACATCCTCTACGAGAAGTCGGAGGGGATCGCGAAGATCACGATCAACCGCCCCGAGGTCCGGAACGCGTTCCGCCCTCAGACGGTCCGCGAGCTGATCGACGCCATGGACGAGGCGCGGGAGGACCCCGAGGTCGGCGTCGTGATCCTGACGGGCGCCGGAGACGAGGCCTTCTGCTCGGGAGGCGACCAGCGCGTCCGCGGCAAGGCGGGCTACGTCGGCGAGGACCAGGTGCCGCGGCTCAACGTGCTCGATCTCCAGAAGCGCATTCGCGCGATTCCGAAACCGGTCGTGGCGATGGTCGCGGGCTACGCGATCGGAGGCGGCCACGTGCTCCACGTCGTGTGCGACCTCACCATTGCCGCCGAGAATGCGCGCTTCGGACAGACCGGCCCCAAGGTGGGCTCCTTCGACGGCGGCTTCGGCTCCTCGTACCTCGCGCGCATCGTGGGGCAGAAGAAGGCGCGTGAGATCTGGTTCCTGTGCCGCCAGTACGACGCGCAGCAGGCGCTCGCGATGGGGCTCGTGAACACGGTCGTTCCCCTCGAGCGCCTCGAGGAGGAGACCGTGGCGTGGTGCCGCGAGATGCTCGCGATGAGCCCGCTCGCGCTTCGCTGTATCAAGGCCGCCATGAACGCCGACTGCGACGGACAGGCGGGACTCCAGGAGCTCGCGGGAAACGCGACGCTTCTCTACTACATGACCGAAGAGGCCCAGGAGGGCCGGGACGCCTACCTTGAACGCCGAAAGCCCCGGTTCGACAAGTTCCGCCGTCTCCCCTGA